One part of the Homo sapiens chromosome 19, GRCh38.p14 Primary Assembly genome encodes these proteins:
- the FXYD3 gene encoding FXYD domain-containing ion transport regulator 3 isoform 2 precursor (isoform 2 precursor is encoded by transcript variant 8), giving the protein MQKVTLGLLVFLAGFPVLDANDLEDKNSPFYYDWHSLQVGGLICAGVLCAMGIIIVMSEWRSSGEQAGRGWGSPPLTTQLSPTGAKCKCKFGQKSGHHPGETPPLITPGSAQS; this is encoded by the exons ATGCAGAAGGTGACCCTGGGCCTGCTTGTGTTCCTGGCAG GCTTTCCTGTCCTGGACGCCAATGACCTAGAAG ATAAAAACAGTCCTTTCTACTATG ACTGGCACAGCCTCCAGGTTGGCGGGCTCATCTGCGCTGGGGTTCTGTGCGCCATGGGCATCATCATCGTCATGAGTGAGTGGAGGAGCTCGGGGGAGCAGGCGGGCCGGGGCTGGGGCTCCCCTCCCCTGACCACTCAGCTCTCCCCAACAGGTGCAAAATGCAAATGCAAGTTTGGCCAGAAGTCCGG TCACCATCCAGGGGAGACTCCACCTCTCATCACCCCAG GCTCAGCCCAAAGCTGA
- the FXYD3 gene encoding FXYD domain-containing ion transport regulator 3 isoform 5 precursor (isoform 5 precursor is encoded by transcript variant 5), giving the protein MQKVTLGLLVFLAGFPVLDANDLEDKNSPFYYGESPCPLSPPHNPTYCLVPRVPIQGWGLT; this is encoded by the exons ATGCAGAAGGTGACCCTGGGCCTGCTTGTGTTCCTGGCAG GCTTTCCTGTCCTGGACGCCAATGACCTAGAAG ATAAAAACAGTCCTTTCTACTATGGTGAGAGCCCGtgccccctttcccctccccacaaccccaCATACTGCTTGGTGCCAAGGGTTCCCATACAGGGTTGGGGCCTGACGTGA
- the FXYD3 gene encoding FXYD domain-containing ion transport regulator 3 isoform 3 (isoform 3 is encoded by transcript variant 3) — MGRGYSGALQARGGLEEPLERGLRGPSFTQSPLHGAAAAYLSAQRDASLPVPGQRSDMQKVTLGLLVFLAGFPVLDANDLEDKNSPFYYDWHSLQVGGLICAGVLCAMGIIIVMSAKCKCKFGQKSGHHPGETPPLITPGSAQS, encoded by the exons ATGGGAAGGGGGTATAGTGGGGCCTTGCAGGCCAGAGGTGGCTTGGAGGAGCCCCTGGAAAGAGGCTTAAGAG GCCCGAGTTTCACCCAGTCCCCACTCCACGGTGCAGCTGCGGCTTATCTCTCAGCCCAGCGAGATGCCAGCCTTCCTGTCCCGG GCCAGCGCTCTGACATGCAGAAGGTGACCCTGGGCCTGCTTGTGTTCCTGGCAG GCTTTCCTGTCCTGGACGCCAATGACCTAGAAG ATAAAAACAGTCCTTTCTACTATG ACTGGCACAGCCTCCAGGTTGGCGGGCTCATCTGCGCTGGGGTTCTGTGCGCCATGGGCATCATCATCGTCATGA GTGCAAAATGCAAATGCAAGTTTGGCCAGAAGTCCGG TCACCATCCAGGGGAGACTCCACCTCTCATCACCCCAG GCTCAGCCCAAAGCTGA
- the FXYD3 gene encoding FXYD domain-containing ion transport regulator 3 isoform 4 precursor (isoform 4 precursor is encoded by transcript variant 4) produces MQKVTLGLLVFLAGFPVLDANDLEDKNSPFYYDWHSLQVGGLICAGVLCAMGIIIVMSEWRSSGEQAGRGWGSPPLTTQLSPTGAKCKCKFGQKSG; encoded by the exons ATGCAGAAGGTGACCCTGGGCCTGCTTGTGTTCCTGGCAG GCTTTCCTGTCCTGGACGCCAATGACCTAGAAG ATAAAAACAGTCCTTTCTACTATG ACTGGCACAGCCTCCAGGTTGGCGGGCTCATCTGCGCTGGGGTTCTGTGCGCCATGGGCATCATCATCGTCATGAGTGAGTGGAGGAGCTCGGGGGAGCAGGCGGGCCGGGGCTGGGGCTCCCCTCCCCTGACCACTCAGCTCTCCCCAACAGGTGCAAAATGCAAATGCAAGTTTGGCCAGAAGTCCGGGTAA
- the LOC124904701 gene encoding hepatitis A virus cellular receptor 1-like, which translates to MTQHDQGCFFITIFVTFVIITVTIIITVTITTTTSVTITTTTSLTTTTTTSITIITTTTITTSITIITTTTIIVTTTTTITTITIIIVTTATAIITTTITTIITITTITIIITTTTTINIIITIITITTSITITTSISITITTIITITIITTTTIIVTTTTTIVITTTTTLTTIITVTITAIITITINTITSPTTSPALPPSSSLLSPRPPPPPLSPP; encoded by the coding sequence ATGACCCAGCATGACCAAGGTTGTTTCTTCATCACTATCTTCGTCACCTTTGTCATCATCACAGTCACTATCATCATTAccgtcaccatcaccaccaccaccagcgtcaccatcaccaccaccaccagcctcaccaccaccaccaccaccagcattaccatcatcaccaccaccaccatcaccacaagcattaccatcatcactaccaccaccatcattgtTACCACAaccacaaccatcaccaccatcaccatcatcattgttaccacagccacagccatcatcaccactaccatcaccaccatcatcaccatcaccaccatcaccatcatcatcaccaccaccaccaccatcaacatcatcatcaccatcataaccatcaccaccagcatcaccatcaccaccagcatcagcatcaccatcactactataatcaccatcaccattatcactaccaccaccatcattgtTACCACAACCACAACTAttgtcatcaccaccaccaccaccctcaccactatcatcactgtcaccatcaccgctatcattaccatcaccatcaacaCCATCACATCACCAACAACATCACCAGCcctaccaccatcatcatcattactatcaccacgaccaccaccaccaccattatcaccaccatgA
- the LGI4 gene encoding leucine-rich repeat LGI family member 4 isoform X1 — protein MPTVNASVGTGACAGPASLSHMQLHHLDPKTFKCRAIELSWFQTVGESALSVEPFSYQGEPHIVLAQPFAGRCLILSWDYSLQRFRPEEELPAASVVSCKPLVLGPSLFVLAARLWGGSQLWARPSPGLRLAPTQTLAPRRLLRPNDAELLWLEGQPCFVVADASKAGSTTLLCRDGPGFYPHQSLHAWHRDTDAEALELDGRPHLLLASASQRPVLFHWTGGRFERRTDIPEAEDVYATRHFQAGGDVFLCLTRYIGDSMVMRWDGSMFRLLQQLPSRGAHVFQPLLIARDQLAILGSDFAFSQVLRLEPDKGLLEPLQELGPPALVAPRAFAHITMAGRRFLFAACFKGPTQIYQHHEIDLSA, from the exons AGCTGTCCTGGTTCCAGACGGTGGGGGAGTCGGCACTGAGCGTAGAGCCCTTCTCCTACCAAGGGGAGCCTCACATTGTGCTGGCACAGCCCTTCGCCGGCCGCTGCCTGATTCTCTCCTGGGACTACAGCCTGCAGCGCTTCCGGCCCGAGGAAGAGCTGCCCG cGGCCTCCGTGGTGTCCTGCAAGCCACTGGTGCTGGGCCCGAGCCTCTTCGTGCTGGCTGCCCGCCTGTGGGGGGGCTCACAGCTGTGGGCCCGGCCCAGTCCCGGCCTGCGCCTGGCCCCAACGCAGACCCTGGCCCCGCGGCGGCTGCTGCGGCCCAATGACGCCGAGCTCCTGTGGCTGGAAGGGCAACCCTGCTTCGTGGTGGCCGATGCCTCCAAGGCGGGCAGCACCACGCTGCTGTGCCGCGACGGGCCCGGCTTTTACCCGCACCAGAGCCTGCACGCCTGGCACCGGGACACGGACGCTGAGGCCCTGGAGCTGGACGGCCGGCCCCACCTGCTGCTGGCCTCGGCTTCCCAGCGGCCCGTGCTCTTCCACTGGACCGGTGGCCGCTTCGAGAGACGCACAGACATCCCCGAGGCCGAGGATGTCTATGCCACACGCCACTTCCAGGCTGGTGGGGACGTGTTCCTGTGCCTCACACGCTACATTGGGGACTCCATG GTCATGCGCTGGGACGGCTCCATGTTTCGTCTGCTGCAGCAACTTCCCTCGCGCGGTGCCCACGTCTTCCAGCCACTGCTCATCGCCAGGGACCAGCTGGCCATCCTAGGCAGCGACTTCGCCTTCAGCCAGGTCCTCCGCCTTGAGCCTGACAAGGGGCTCCTGGAGCCACTGCAGGAGCTGGGGCCTCCGGCCCTGGTGGCCCCCCGTGCCTTTGCCCACATCACTATGGCCGGCAGACGCTTCCTCTTTGCTGCTTGCTTTAAGGGCCCCACACAGATCTACCAGCATCACGAGATCGACCTCAGTGCCTGA
- the FXYD3 gene encoding FXYD domain-containing ion transport regulator 3 isoform 1 precursor (isoform 1 precursor is encoded by transcript variant 9), translating to MQKVTLGLLVFLAGFPVLDANDLEDKNSPFYYDWHSLQVGGLICAGVLCAMGIIIVMSAKCKCKFGQKSGHHPGETPPLITPGSAQS from the exons ATGCAGAAGGTGACCCTGGGCCTGCTTGTGTTCCTGGCAG GCTTTCCTGTCCTGGACGCCAATGACCTAGAAG ATAAAAACAGTCCTTTCTACTATG ACTGGCACAGCCTCCAGGTTGGCGGGCTCATCTGCGCTGGGGTTCTGTGCGCCATGGGCATCATCATCGTCATGA GTGCAAAATGCAAATGCAAGTTTGGCCAGAAGTCCGG TCACCATCCAGGGGAGACTCCACCTCTCATCACCCCAG GCTCAGCCCAAAGCTGA
- the FXYD3 gene encoding FXYD domain-containing ion transport regulator 3 isoform 6 precursor (isoform 6 precursor is encoded by transcript variant 13), translating into MQKVTLGLLVFLAGFPVLDANDLEDKNSPFYYGAPYIFVKRMGGQMERTQAGTEVPSTFLLDWHSLQVGGLICAGVLCAMGIIIVMSAKCKCKFGQKSGHHPGETPPLITPGSAQS; encoded by the exons ATGCAGAAGGTGACCCTGGGCCTGCTTGTGTTCCTGGCAG GCTTTCCTGTCCTGGACGCCAATGACCTAGAAG ATAAAAACAGTCCTTTCTACTATG GTGCTCCATATATATTTGTCAAGAGAATGGGGGGACAGATGGAGAGGACACAGGCTGGCACTGAGGTCCCCTCCACTTTCCTCCTAGACTGGCACAGCCTCCAGGTTGGCGGGCTCATCTGCGCTGGGGTTCTGTGCGCCATGGGCATCATCATCGTCATGA GTGCAAAATGCAAATGCAAGTTTGGCCAGAAGTCCGG TCACCATCCAGGGGAGACTCCACCTCTCATCACCCCAG GCTCAGCCCAAAGCTGA
- the FXYD3 gene encoding FXYD domain-containing ion transport regulator 3 isoform 7 precursor (isoform 7 precursor is encoded by transcript variant 14), which translates to MGRGYSGALQARGGLEEPLERGLRGQRSDMQKVTLGLLVFLAGFPVLDANDLEDKNSPFYYDWHSLQVGGLICAGVLCAMGIIIVMSAKCKCKFGQKSGHHPGETPPLITPGSAQS; encoded by the exons ATGGGAAGGGGGTATAGTGGGGCCTTGCAGGCCAGAGGTGGCTTGGAGGAGCCCCTGGAAAGAGGCTTAAGAG GCCAGCGCTCTGACATGCAGAAGGTGACCCTGGGCCTGCTTGTGTTCCTGGCAG GCTTTCCTGTCCTGGACGCCAATGACCTAGAAG ATAAAAACAGTCCTTTCTACTATG ACTGGCACAGCCTCCAGGTTGGCGGGCTCATCTGCGCTGGGGTTCTGTGCGCCATGGGCATCATCATCGTCATGA GTGCAAAATGCAAATGCAAGTTTGGCCAGAAGTCCGG TCACCATCCAGGGGAGACTCCACCTCTCATCACCCCAG GCTCAGCCCAAAGCTGA